The Toxotes jaculatrix isolate fToxJac2 chromosome 14, fToxJac2.pri, whole genome shotgun sequence genome window below encodes:
- the LOC121193581 gene encoding junctional protein associated with coronary artery disease encodes MYSVEDLLISHGYKLPKSGPPSATPYDKRPADCQRELVDNRAGRGTLNGYEADRGASITGIYGSRQALVKGYPATDNESGERNQRRKEAGIGILGDAQPLGDSLATDSGFYDVPSLTYSEPLSHDERDVSYWRRRGQDFSILLDYADGRELRASAGAWRPQALIAAEEHRAERRAQQLWEDISWLRDPDAAPGQLRVTGERKCQSLGTEEWRPAVGLGRQLSDGDGDRWAQDQYRLRTPEGFFHPRTKAKSQSLPRVLSPDGIDRRELIPSRPSLPDRQRINSTVFSGPYSRYIYSGAVGRERWGRNAGPSSHVALLPKPRFSRPLKPPSYEIHQQTRGSAEMLAIDQGAKQKDRPIYYPRGGEFRQDYFAQHSAISGMEPPGYIPPPSYKRAPPPRAVSINRNEMANLRWRAEALQMHSSDPGRWFSRQPGGSWLEHYGDRGASYRKQVHSGHEEQPGHARQLPTEDPRVKQISGGPGGNSLTDSDKIRNINKEIPSAKILGQSTHDSAFPPQQGPALNTDGRKTALNDDSSNRWCNRGINKKSDSVAPEQNRSQFFPSSILGKPPPPPCKPADQGVSETVTEVKKVEQPDPPEKDKSKNLKKRLSETIFCLVSVPVTPQLSGTIRDQNNNNEKSPDPADSPSDNKTGHLTNQSLQSTSSAEAELQALTGSIASSKTSSRASSKMFKKVPCRPPKINHYKELKLSGSWPANQYRDQETQTSPEARKPAPENKEAQQEPVPPSTEVPPDNSGVVGTAFSFPIKGVKSLKLSSNSAFSLTATFSNQLNKSTAQQPAVPSSGNVEETKPAANSGQEAFEKFLLKPASQRPWDAVKELETIKKEVQDQQQQQQSSKQPSVDKCIEDLNEAYKDILELGTASNKVPNGSVQIPERIKIRLSSEPLNKPSSLRRSAVSWSVDPEYREVKSAFSRPATKSVTFSKQLREELPVPPRETGFREYRVVAHLSRRRSNDGRTVKLDLPDEPIETPLCDFSPTTHTTAAEVPWADRQPMQDASTLTSPPDYEDICQALRQSRDPMDVNKASTGNSKPNDAEPLQDLSVESEEECPICKRELENQMRQGPLPPLHEENSSDSSANQNGSPPQCAALESPAEDTKTEEPNDSTFIQSGSDQCAETREQHSLTQENVGEGEKTDNAQAENLDNLCAVNLAESKPADGATEECASTILANDVPADPQVTEEQRVSETVTKEVEAGEKEAIKGETPEGSADKQSAEVKSECERQDNTMPDDKQEQEKKPFAVPEHRLGLRTHLGRDHPGLPEFPPDRLPLSVPPNLDRRLSLSLEGERRTRGPSQRIEALQNKLAVSPGRVAVERLARMREVDVMYRMRRLSIRSTDSGEGEAEAEGEGEDKDEQEEETGPASQRHNENDQEVTHSQQVSEETVLQNEVESSLSEPHDPSRVETL; translated from the exons ATGTACAGTGTGGAGGACCTTCTCATTTCGCACGGATATAAATTGCCCAAGAGCGGCCCTCCGTCTGCCACGCCTTATGACAAGCGCCCTGCTGATTGCCAGCGTGAACTTGTGGACAACAGGGCTGGCCGGGGGACACTGAACGGGTATGAGGCGGACAGGGGGGCATCTATCACAGGCATCTATGGCAGCAGGCAGGCACTGGTGAAGGGCTACCCCGCCACAGACAACGAGAGCGGGGAAAGGAACCAAAGGAGAAAAGAAGCCGGCATCGGTATCCTAGGTGACGCTCAGCCCTTGGGTGATTCTCTCGCTACAGATAGTGg GTTCTACGATGTTCCTAGTTTGACTTATTCAGAGCCACTGAGCCATGACGAAAGGGATGTTTCCTACTGGCGGAGGCGAGGCCAGGACTTCAGTATCCTGCTGGACTATGCTGATGGCAGGGAGCTGAGGGCCTCTGCCGGTGCATGGAGGCCACAGGCCCTGATCGCAGCAGAAGAACacagggcagagaggagagcgcAGCAGCTATGGGAGGACATTTCCTGGCTAAGAGACCCAGATGCAGCCCCTGGTCAACTAAGAGTGACTGGGGAGAGGAAGTGCCAGAGCCTTGGTACAGAGGAGTGGAGACCTGCTGTGGGCCTGGGAAGGCAGCTGTCGGACGGGGACGGGGACAGGTGGGCTCAGGACCAGTATCGCTTGAGGACACCTGAGGGTTTTTTTCACCCTAGAACTAAAGCAAAGTCTCAGTCTCTCCCCAGAGTCTTGTCACCTGATGGAATCGACCGCAGAGAGCTCATTCCATCTAGGCCTAGCCTACCTGATAGACAGAGGATAAACAGCACTGTCTTCTCTGGGCCCTATAGTAGGTATATCTATAGTGGTGCTGTTGGCAGGGAGCGTTGGGGTAGGAATGCCGGGCCAAGCAGTCATGTTGCACTTTTACCAAAGCCCAGGTTCAGCAGGCCTTTAAAGCCTCCGTCATATGAGATTCACCAGCAGACTAGGGGTAGCGCAGAAATGCTTGCTATAGACCAGGGTGCCAAACAAAAAGACCGGCCTATCTATTATCCAAGGGGTGGGGAGTTCAGACAAGACTATTTCGCACAACACTCTGCCATCTCTGGAATGGAGCCCCCTGGCTACATCCCACCTCCATCTTATAAAAGGGCCCCACCCCCAAGAGCAGTTTCAATCAACCGCAATGAAATGGCAAACCTAAGATGGAGGGCGGAAGCTCTGCAGATGCACAGCTCAGACCCTGGAAGGTGGTTTTCCAGACAGCCAGGTGGATCATGGCTGGAGCATTATGGAGATCGTGGTGCGTCCTATAGAAAACAGGTGCATTCTGGACATGAAGAACAACCAGGTCATGCCCGTCAATTACCCACTGAAGACCCAAGAGTGAAGCAAATCTCAGGAGGGCCTGGCGGAAATTCTCTCACTGACTCAGACAAGATCCGTAACATCAACAAAGAGATTCCATCTGCTAAGATTTTAGGACAATCTACACATGATAGTGCCTTTCCTCCCCAACAGGGGCCAGCTCTCAATACTGACGGCCGCAAAACAGCTCTCAATGACGACAGCAGTAATCGATGGTGCAACAGGggaataaacaaaaaaagtgatagtgTAGCTCCTGAACAAAACCGTAGTCAGTTTTTTCCTTCATCTATTCTGGGTAAACCACCACCTCCCCCATGCAAGCCGGCTGACCAGGGTGTCTCTGAAACTGTAACAGAGGTAAAAAAGGTGGAACAGCCTGATCCGCCTGAGAAAGACAAATCCAAGAATCTAAAGAAGAGACTTAGTGAGACAATATTTTGTTTGGTGTCTGTCCCTGTTACTCCACAGCTCAGTGGGACAATCCGTGATCAGAATAACAACAATGAAAAGTCACCAGACCCAGCGGACAGTCCAAGTGACAATAAAACTGGCCACTTAACAAACCAAAGTCTCCAAAGCACATCTTCAGCTGAAGCTGAGCTGCAAGCACTAACTGGTAGCATAGCGAGCAGCAAAACAAGCAGTAGAGCAAgcagcaaaatgtttaaaaaagtaCCCTGTAGACCCCCTAAGATAAACCATTACAAGGAGCTGAAACTGTCAGGATCCTGGCCTGCTAACCAGTATCGAGACCAGGAGACACAAACTAGCCCAGAGGCCCGAAAACCTGCCCCTGAAAATAAGGAAGCACAACAAGAACCTGTCCCTCCCAGCACTGAAGTCCCTCCTGACAACAGCGGTGTAGTGGGCACTGCCTTCAGTTTTCCTATAAAGGGAGTGAAGAGCCTGAAACTGTCAAGCAACAGCGCCTTCTCCCTGACAGCCACCTTCTCCAACCAGCTGAACAAGagcacagctcagcagccagCAGTACCATCCTCAGGAAATGTGGAGGAGACCAAACCAGCAGCAAACAGTGGGCAAGAGGCATTTGAAAAGTTCCTATTGAAACCGGCCAGCCAGCGACCATGGGATGCTGTCAAAGAGCTGGAAACCATCAAAAAAGAAGTTCAggatcaacagcagcagcagcagagcagcaaacagcCCAGTGTTGACAAATGCATAGAGGACCTCAACGAGGCCTACAAAGACATCTTGGAGCTAGGCACTGCCAGCAATAAGGTCCCAAATGGTTCTGTACAAATCCCTGAACGTATCAAAATCCGACTGTCATCAGAACCTCTCAATAAGCCCAGCAGCCTTAGGCGCAGTGCAGTAAGCTGGTCTGTTGACCCAGAATACAGGGAAGTCAAGAGCGCCTTCTCCAGGCCTGCAACAAAGTCGGTAACCTTTAGCAAGCAGCTTAGGGAGGAACTCCCCGTTCCACCTCGGGAGACAGGCTTCAGAGAATACAGGGTTGTTGCGCATCTTTCGCGCAGACGAAGCAATGATGGCAGGACAGTTAAACTAGACCTGCCAGATGAGCCTATTGAGACACCACTTTGTGACTTCAGTCCAACAACGCACACCACAGCAGCTGAGGTGCCATGGGCAGATAGACAGCCAATGCAGGATGCCTCTACACTCACTAGTCCTCCAGATTATGAGGACATATGCCAGGCTTTGCGTCAGTCTAGAGACCCGATGGATGTCAATAAAGCATCCACAGGCAATTCCAAACCTAATGACGCAGAGCCTCTTCAAGATCTCAGTGTTGAATCAGAGGAGGAGTGCCCTATTTGCAAAAGGGAGCTAGAGAATCAGATGAGACAGGGCCCATTGCCTCCACTTCATGAGGAGAACAGCTCGGACAGCTCAGCTAATCAAAATGGCAGTCCCCCCCAATGTGCTGCCTTAGAAAGTCCAGCAGAAGATACAAAAACAGAGGAGCCAAATGACTCAACTTTTATTCAGTCAGGGTCTGACCAGTGTGCTGAAACAAGGGAGCAGCATTCACTGACACAGGAAAATGTGGGAGAGGGTGAAAAAACAGACAATGCTCAGGCAGAAAACTTGGACAATTTGTGTGCAGTTAATCTTGCTGAGAGCAAACCAGCGGATGGAGCTACAGAGGAGTGTGCATCCACAATATTAGCAAATGATGTGCCTGCAGACCCCCAAGtcacagaggaacagagggTTAGTGAAACAGTAACTAAGGAGGTAGaagcaggagagaaggaagcCATTAAAGGAGAAACACCTGAAGGCAGTGCAGACAAACAGTCAGCTGAAGTGaaaagtgagtgtgagagacaaGACAATACAATGCCTGATGACAAGCAGGAGCAAGAGAAGAAGCCATTTGCTGTCCCAGAGCATAGACTTGGTCTACGGACTCATCTGGGGCGAGACCACCCAGGGTTACCAGAGTTTCCGCCAGATAGACTGCCACTTTCAGTTCCCCCAAACCTAGACCGCAGGCTGTCTCTCAGCTTGGAAGGGGAAAGGAGGACCAGGGGCCCGTCCCAACGAATCGAAGCTTTGCAGAACAAGCTGGCTGTTTCTCCAGGTAGGGTGGCAGTTGAGCGCCTAGCCCGGATGAGGGAGGTGGACGTTATGTATCGTATGAGGCGCCTCAGCATTAGGAGTACTGACTCTGGGGAAGGGGAGGCAGAGGCGGAGGGGGAAGGGGAGGACAAGGACGAACAAGAAGAGGAGACCGGCCCTGCTTCTCAGAGACACAATGAAAACGATCAAGAGGTCACTCATTCACAGCAGGTCTCCGAGGAGACAGTGTTGCAAAATGAGGTGGAGTCATCTCTCTCAG AGCCCCATGATCCCAGCCGAGTGGAGACATTGTAG